A stretch of the Uranotaenia lowii strain MFRU-FL chromosome 3, ASM2978415v1, whole genome shotgun sequence genome encodes the following:
- the LOC129752504 gene encoding uncharacterized protein LOC129752504 — MSKQRGTAPVGANCGLCQQPDTSRMVACDSCEQWFHFACVGEDSSVEDREWICASCVAAANQPPAGTSTPKNNNNAGAIPRSGNNLPTDPRLEELLQQQVSKQLAAMQAQFDRMLKEKEEQQAKELNDQRERYEQRLKDTEQRVMEQVTSTLRGGSAAGLGANQTSQMANVGAARGAARSERPMFLLESASTAGGSATQNPQAINSGATSNVRCNQPMAWLPGAGPLASSTTNPLPQIHAGEASCDALAQELKLLEDRQAMERKHFEERRQLLQRRMAVNVGPTSGGTGLNPESAAFQPSVGSFCGATGGDAGIRAQATAFLPSFGGLHGAAGGATGGGAGIRSQTTAFLPSFGGPHGAAGGGVGFNSQATTVGGGFGFTTLNQSQISARHVLNKELPCFAGNPEEWPLFIASYESSSRICGFSDEENMLRLQRCLKGRALEAVRWRLMHPQNLPGVIELLKNLFGRPEAIVFSFIKKIRELPPPKEEKLQTLIDFGVAVQNVCATITASGLDDYMLIGKLPTSYSMSWAFHRQGLPRATLWEFGEWLGMVVQAASTITLPSVNAPKVERRGRKDDNFINVHSETCCCIDAPPMECPSTAPKSRSCIVCQKDCSGLEKCQKFLDWDVGSRWTVVKEQNLCRKCLRKHYGACQVKEPCGKNGCTYKHSSLLHDDKRYSTPANPAESCNMHSKAMRRVLFRYVPVTIYGRGKQVNTYAFLDDGSSATLMEHSLLKELGLKGTSYPLCLDWTGGQSREENESVVLAVKISGISGVPDVFEMPEVHTVRDLSLPKQSVSIPKMVEKYSYLAGLPLQSYESASPRILIGMNNCRLGSSLRSIEGGENEPMVSKTRLGWILYGPCSSEPGARNSDYSGHHSFHIRPCVKEDVKELNAALKEYFSIESLGIAGASRSMLSKDGERALKILSTETRLIENRYETGLLWRYDQINLPSSRGMALKRLDCLLKRLKRDPDLAAAMSAKMSDYEEKGYIRRLSAQEKAEKHSNDWFLPIFPVTNPNKPGKIRVVFDAAAKVNGVSLNSYLLTGPDQLTSLLSVLFKFREFSVAVVGDIREMFFQVAMKKQDQRSQMILWTSGNESGDPEVYVVTVMTFGAACSPSSAHYVKNRNADRFEEQAVQCIKYEHYVDDMLTSVETEEEAVKLADEVRWIHAQGGFEIRNWLSNSSYVVKSLHEEPIVEKNLSVGPEMSTEKVLGMWWDTTTDTFTFKLSPKHDAELLSGARIPTKREVLRTLMTVYDPMGLIGNFLIYLKILLQEIWRSGSGWDDEINARLTEKWLTWIETLPNVRQVRIPRCYRTTTSAESSNSIELHIFCDASENGMAAVAYFRFEEEGKVECALIGSKTRVAPLKFLSIPRLELQAAVVGARLAGSIVSSHRIRITRRIFWTDSRDVVCWLRSDHRRYSQFVAFRISELLDTTEVGEWRWLPTKQNVADEGTKWQRLPDFQPESRWFRGPDFLREPENSWPGDAGDQGTTMEEIRASVLHHQGTKPLIISFERFSKWKRLLRSVGYLHRYFINFQNTVKKTTLVRGALTQEELKLAENTIYRCVQQQAFPDEVRLIGSRVKEDSPWERTLPKSSALYKLNPVIDKHGVLRMRGRIGACEWADEATKDPVILPRQHHVTNLLIADYHATYHHQNHQTALNEIRLKYNIPRLRSEFDRVRRNCQRCKIRQANPKPPAMGNLPPARLAAYQRPFSYTGIDYFGPMSVLVGRRTEKRWGVLLTCMTTRGVHIEIAHSLNTDSCILALRNFIARRGSPLEILSDRGTNFIGASRELCEALKQIDEERLKVEFVSPTTKWTFNPPAAPHFGGCWERLIQSVKRTMNDFDPPRLPSDEILRSMLMEIEMILNSRPLTDIPIDNDSEPPLTPNHFLLGSSNGSKPPIIFDDRPIVLKRSWKMAQQYADTFWKSP, encoded by the exons ATGTCGAAACAGCGGGGAACTGCACCAGTGGGTGCGAATTGTGGACTATGTCAACAGCCGGATACTAGCCGTATGGTAGCGTGTGATTCCTGTGAACAGTGGTTTCACTTTGCGTGTGTTGGTGAGGATTCGAGTGTTGAGGATCGGGAGTGGATCTGCGCGAGTTGTGTTGCCGCAGCTAATCAACCTCCGGCTGGCACGTCGACacccaaaaacaacaacaacgccgGTGCAATACCAAGGTCGGGGAATAATTTACCAACGGATCCGAGACTGGAAGAACTTCTGCAGCAGCAGGTGTCCAAGCAGCTAGCGGCTATGCAGGCGCAGTTTGACCGGATGTTAAAAGAAAAGGAAGAACAACAGGCAAAGGAGCTCAACGATCAACGGGAAAGATACGAGCAAAGGCTTAAAGATACGGAGCAGCGTGTGATGGAGCAGGTAACTTCGACCCTGCGTGGTGGATCAGCAGCAGGTTTGGGAGCAAACCAAACGTCGCAGATGGCCAATGTTGGAGCGGCTAGAGGTGCTGCTCGGAGTGAGCGACCTATGTTTTTATTAGAAAGTGCATCTACGGCGGGAGGTTCTGCAACCCAAAACCCGCAAGCGATCAACAGTGGAGCGACAAGCAACGTACGGTGTAATCAACCTATGGCATGGTTACCTGGTGCCGGGCCTCTAGCGAGTTCGACGACGAACCCACTGCCGCAGATTCATGCTGGCGAAGCGAGCTGCGACGCTCTTGCTCAGGAGTTGAAGCTGTTGGAGGATAGGCAGGCTATGGAGCGAAAGCATTTCGAGGAGCGGCGGCAACTGCTGCAGCGGCGAATGGCGGTGAATGTTGGTCCGACCAGTGGAGGTACCGGCCTGAATCCAGAATCGGCGGCATTTCAACCGAGTGTTGGCAGTTTCTGCGGTGCGACTGGAGGTGATGCTGGGATAAGGGCTCAAGCGACGGCGTTCTTGCCAAGTTTTGGTGGCTTACATGGTGCTGCGGGCGGTGCGACTGGAGGTGGTGCCGGAATACGGAGTCAAACGACGGCGTTCTTGCCGAGTTTTGGTGGCCCACATGGTGCTGCGGGTGGTGGAGTTGGATTCAATTCCCAAGCGACAACTGTTGGAGGTGGTTTCGGGTTTACAACGTTGAACCAGAGTCAGATCTCGGCGCGGCATGTTCTGAACAAGGAGCTTCCCTGTTTCGCTGGTAATCCAGAAGAGTGGCCTCTTTTTATTGCGAGCTACGAGAGCTCCAGCAGGATCTGTGGGTTCAGCGATGAGGAGAACATGCTGCGGCTTCAGCGGTGCCTAAAAGGGAGAGCTTTGGAAGCAGTGCGATGGCGTTTGATGCATCCCCAGAATCTGCCAGGAGTGATCGAGTTGTTGAAAAACCTATTTGGGAGACCCGAAGCTATCGTCTTCTCGTTCATCAAGAAGATCCGGGAATTGCCGCCACCGAAGGAGGAGAAGCTGCAGACGCTCATAGACTTCGGCGTGGCTGTTCAAAACGTCTGTGCCACCATTACTGCATCCGGTTTGGACGACTACATGTTGATTGGCAAACTTCCGACATCCTATAGCATGAGCTGGGCGTTTCATCGACAGGGATTGCCAAGGGCAACGCTCTGGGAGTTCGGCGAATGGCTGGGAATGGTTGTTCAGGCTGCGAGCACTATTACGTTGCCTTCAGTAAATGCTCCAAAAGTTGAAAGACGTGGTAGAAAGGACGATAACTTTATCAACGTGCACTCGGAGACTTGCTGCTGCATCGACGCTCCACCGATGGAATGTCCTAGTACTGCCCCAAAGTCTAGGAGTTGCATCGTGTGTCAAAAGGATTGCAGCGGTCTCGAGAAATGTCAGAAGTTCCTTGATTGGGATGTTGGATCTCGCTGGACGGTGGTTAAGGAGCAGAATTTGTGTAGGAAGTGCCTTCGAAAACACTATGGAGCCTGCCAGGTGAAGGAGCCATGCGGAAAGAATGGGTGCACGTATAAGCACAGCAGTTTGCTGCATGACGACAAGCGGTATAGTACGCCGGCGAATCCTGCGGAAAGTTGTAACATGCATTCCAAGGCAATGCGGAGAGTCCTGTTCCGTTACGTTCCGGTGACTATCTACGGTAGGGGAAAGCAGGTCAACACCTATGCGTTTCTCGATGATGGATCGTCTGCTACCTTGATGGAGCATAGTCTGCTGAAGGAGTTGGGGTTGAAAGGCACTTCCTATCCGCTGTGCCTCGACTGGACTGGTGGTCAAAGCCGCGAAGAAAACGAATCGGTCGTACTAGCAGTGAAGATTTCCGGAATCAGCGGAGTGCCTGATGTGTTCGAGATGCCAGAGGTCCACACGGTTCGGGATCTTTCTCTTCCGAAGCAGTCGGTGTCGATACCAAAGATGGTGGAGAAGTACAGCTATCTCGCAGGTTTACCGCTGCAGTCATACGAGAGTGCCTCTCCGCGAATCCTTATCGGAATGAACAACTGCCGTCTAGGAAGCTCGTTGAGGAGCATTGAAGGAGGTGAGAACGAGCCAATGGTGTCCAAGACACGACTCGGCTGGATACTGTACGGTCCCTGTTCATCGGAGCCCGGTGCGAGGAATTCTGATTATAGTGGCCACCACAGTTTCCACATCCGCCCGTGCGTCAAGGAGGACGTAAAGGAACTGAATGCAGCACTTAAGGAGTATTTTTCGATCGAGTCGCTGGGGATTGCCGGAGCGTCAAGGTCGATGCTGTCGAAGGATGGAGAGCGCGCTTTGAAGATCCTGTCCACCGAAACGCGGCTGATAGAAAACCGCTACGAGACCGGATTATTGTGGCGTTATGACCAAATAAACTTGCCGAGTAGCAGAGGAATGGCCCTGAAGCGTCTGGACTGTCTACTAAAGCGGCTGAAGCGAGACCCTGATCTAGCGGCCGCGATGTCAGCGAAAATGTCCGACTACGAGGAGAAGGGGTACATTCGACGACTTTCCGCTCAGGAAAAGGCGGAGAAACATTCGAACGACTGGTTCTTGCCGATATTTCCGGTTACGAATCCAAACAAGCCAGGAAAGATTCGCGTTGTATTCGACGCAGCAGCCAAGGTCAACGGAGTTTCCCTCAATTCGTATCTGCTTACGGGTCCCGATCAGCTAACGTCCCTGTTATCAGTCCTCTTCAAGTTCCGGGAGTTCAGCGTTGCCGTCGTTGGAGAcattcgagaaatgtttttccAGGTCGCCATGAAGAAGCAAGACCAGCGAAGCCAGATGATTCTGTGGACCAGTGGAAATGAGAGCGGAGATCCCGAGGTGTATGTAGTGACGGTGATGACCTTTGGGGCGGCATGTTCTCCAAGCAGTGCACACTACGTGAAGAATCGAAACGCTGACCGATTCGAGGAGCA gGCGGTGCAGTGTATCAAGTACGAGCACTACGTTGATGACATGCTGACAAGCGTCGAAACCGAGGAGGAGGCGGTGAAGCTAGCTGATGAGGTAAGATGGATCCATGCGCAAGGAGGTTTCGAGATCCGAAACTGGCTTTCAAACTCCAGTTATGTCGTTAAAAGTCTGCATGAGGAGCCAATCGTGGAGAAGAACCTTAGTGTCGGTCCGGAGATGTCAACAGAAAAGGTCCTCGGAATGTGGTGGGACACTACAACCGACACCTTCACATTCAAGTTGTCACCGAAACACGACGCGGAGCTGCTATCTGGTGCCAGGATACCTACGAAACGGGAAGTCCTCAGAACCCTGATGACAGTGTACGACCCTATGGGGCTCATCGGTAACTTCCTGATCTACCTCAAGATTCTGCTGCAGGAGATTTGGCGCTCCGGATCTGGCTGGGACGACGAGATCAACGCGCGACTAACCGAAAAGTGGCTGACGTGGATCGAAACTTTGCCGAATGTCCGACAGGTCAGGATTCCTCGTTGCTACCGTACTACGACATCCGCTGAATCCAGTAACAGCATCGAACTCCACATCTTCTGTGATGCCAGCGAGAATGGAATGGCTGCCGTGGCATACTTCAGATTCGAGGAAGAAGGGAAGGTGGAGTGTGCTCTGATCGGATCGAAAACTCGTGTGGCGCCGTTGAAATTTCTCTCGATTCCTCGCCTCGAGCTGCAAGCCGCAGTAGTTGGAGCACGTCTCGCCGGCAGCATTGTGAGTTCGCATAGAATCCGGATCACACGACGCATTTTCTGGACCGATTCCCGCGACGTAGTCTGCTGGCTACGGTCCGATCATCGGCGCTATAGCCAATTTGTGGCCTTCAGGATCAGCGAACTGCTCGATACGACGGAAGTGGGAGAGTGGAGATGGCTGCCGACCAAGCAGAACGTAGCGGACGAAGGAACGAAGTGGCAAAGGTTGCCGGACTTTCAGCCGGAAAGTCGTTGGTTTCGAGGACCAGACTTCCTACGAGAACCCGAAAATTCGTGGCCTGGCGATGCTGGAGATCAAGGAACGACTATGGAAGAGATCCGTGCCAGCGTTCTACACCACCAAGGAACTAAACCACTGATCATTTCATTCGAACGTTTTTCGAAATGGAAACGACTTTTGCGGTCCGTCGGATACCTACATCGTTACTTCATCAACTTTCAAAACACCGTCAAGAAAACCACCCTAGTAAGAGGCGCTCTGACGCAGGAGGAGTTGAAGCTGGCTGAGAACACGATCTACCGATGTGTTCAGCAGCAGGCTTTCCCGGACGAAGTTCGATTGATTGGCAGCCGAGTAAAAGAAGATTCGCCTTGGGAACGTACTCTACCGAAATCCAGTGCGCTGTACAAACTGAATCCAGTCATCGATAAGCACGGTGTTCTACGAATGCGAGGACGTATCGGTGCCTGTGAATGGGCAGATGAGGCTACGAAAGATCCCGTTATACTCCCGAGGCAACATCATGTTACCAACCTGTTGATTGCTGATTACCATGCTACGTATCATCATCAGAACCACCAAACAGCACTCAACGAAATCCGCCTCAAGTACAACATTCCTCGTCTCCGCTCTGAGTTTGACCGAGTCCGAAGAAACTGCCAACGGTGCAAAATCCGACAAGCGAACCCGAAACCTCCCGCGATGGGGAACCTTCCGCCCGCCCGGTTGGCAGCGTATCAGCGCCCATTCTCGTACACCGGAATCGACTACTTTGGCCCAATGTCTGTGTTAGTTGGCAGACGTACCGAAAAGCGATGGGGAGTCCTGCTCACCTGTATGACTACCAGAGGAGTGCACATCGAGATCGCGCATTCGCTGAACACAGACTCGTGCATCTTGGCGCTGCGTAATTTCATCGCGAGGAGAGGTTCGCCCTTGGAGATCCTGAGCGACCGGGGTACCAACTTCATCGGAGCCTCTAGGGAGTTATGCGAGGCATTGAAGCAGATCGACGAAGAACGTCTGAAGGTGGAATTCGTCAGCCCGACCACCAAATGGACGTTCAACCCTCCAGCCGCTCCACATTTTGGTGGCTGCTGGGAGCGCCTGATACAGTCGGTGAAGAGAACTATGAACGACTTCGACCCCCCGCGTTTACCCTCGGACGAGATTCTTCGTTCCATGTTGATGGAGATCGAGATGATCCTGAACTCTCGACCGCTAACCGACATACCGATCGACAACGACAGTGAACCACCCCTCACACCCAATCACTTTTTGTTAGGGTCATCTAACGGCAGTAAGCCCCCGATCATTTTCGACGACAGACCGATTGTGCTGAAGCGTTCCTGGAAGATGGCACAACAGTACGCAGACACGTTCTGGAAGAG TCCGTGA